One stretch of Arachis duranensis cultivar V14167 chromosome 1, aradu.V14167.gnm2.J7QH, whole genome shotgun sequence DNA includes these proteins:
- the LOC107466961 gene encoding glutathione S-transferase zeta class isoform X1 — MESEAVNLKLYSHWMSSCSFRVRIALNLKGLKYHYVAVTASSKSDPEFLKLNPLALIPVLVDGDFVLAESLAIIMYLDDKYPQYPLLPHDIPKRALNFQVAHIVASSIQPFQNMGFLNNFIEKKVGPHEKLPWAQSVIRKGFTALEKLLKDQAGRYATGDEIFLADLFLAPQLYSAYKRFNISMVVFCVLITP; from the exons ATG GAGAGTGAAGCTGTGAATCTGAAGCTGTATTCACACTGGATGAGCTCCTGCTCCTTCCGAGTTCGAATCGCTCTCAACCTCAAAG GCTTAAAATACCACTATGTAGCTGTCACCGCCTCCTCCAAATCTGACCCCG AGTTCCTCAAGTTGAACCCTCTTGCTTTAATTCCCGTTCTGGTGGATGGCGATTTTGTTCTCGCTGAATCCTTAGCCATTATTATG TATTTGGACGATAAGTATCCTCAATACCCTTTGCTGCCTCATGACATTCCCAAAAGAGCACTCAATTTTCAG GTTGCACATATTGTTGCCTCATCCATACAGCCTTTTCAAAACATGGGGTTCTTG AATAACTTCATCGAGAAAAAGGTTGGCCCTCATGAAAAACTTCCTTGGGCACAAAGTGTCATTAGAAAGGGCTTCACAG cacTTGAAAAGCTACTGAAAGATCAGGCAGGGAGATATGCCACTGGAGATGAAATTTTCCTG GCAGATTTGTTTTTAGCACCTCAACTGTATTCAGCATATAAGAGGTTCAACATTTCCATGGTAGTATTCTGTGTATTAATTACCCCATAA
- the LOC107465739 gene encoding glutathione S-transferase zeta class translates to MLKLYSYWRSSCSFRVRIALNLKGLKYDYIPVNLLKGEQSHPEFLKLNPVGFVPVLVDGDLVLADSLAIIMYLDDKYPQHPLLPSDIHKRAINFQATHIVSSSIQPLQNISFLNYIGEKVGPDEKLPWVQSVLRKGFTALEKLLKDHTGRYAMGDEIFLADVFLAPQLHAAFTRFNIPMNEFPIMSRLHETYNATPAFQEALPQNQPDALH, encoded by the exons ATG CTCAAGTTGTATTCATATTGGAGGAGCTCTTGTTCCTTCCGAGTCCGAATTGCTCTCAACCTCAAAG gCCTAAAATATGACTATATACCCGTCAATCTCTTGAAGGGAGAGCAATCTCATCCCG AATTCCTCAAGCTCAACCCTGTTGGTTTCGTGCCGGTTCTGGTGGATGGCGATCTTGTGCTTGCTGACTCCTTAGCCATTATTATG TATTTGGATGATAAGTATCCTCAGCACCCTTTGCTGCCTAGTGATATTCACAAAAGAGCAATCAATTTCCAG GCTACCCACATCGTTTCCTCCTCCATACAGCCTCTTCAAAACATAAGCTTTCTG AATTACATCGGGGAAAAAGTCGGCCCTGACGAAAAGCTTCCTTGGGTACAAAGTGTCCTTAGAAAGGGCTTCACAG CACTTGAAAAACTCTTGAAGGACCACACGGGAAGATATGCAATGGGAGATGAAATTTTCCTG GCTGATGTGTTTTTAGCGCCTCAGCTTCATGCAGCATTTACAAGGTTCAACATTCCCATG AATGAATTCCCCATTATGTCAAGATTGCATGAGACGTATAATGCTACCCCAGCATTCCAGGAAGCTTTGCCGCAGAACCAACCAGATGCATTACACTAG
- the LOC107465713 gene encoding uncharacterized protein LOC107465713 isoform X2, with protein sequence MKLKTPPSSCSLTALFSNHTHNPRNTITVAKSKRHSQGSDSEPTPPRITSNVKQNLQFLRLWKEFQKRNSSSPRPSTSYRKKKVEKEELLQDSIDLYRDPTTSLYGTNQGIDSAVPVLLVDGYNVCGYWMKLKKHFMKGRLDIARQKLIDELVTFKVKVVAVFDAMMSGFPTHKENFAGVDVIFSAESSADTWIEKEVSALKEDGCPKVWVVTSDRCQQEAAHGAGAFVWSCKALVTEIKASNKEVERMLQEQRSTSFQGRLLKHNLDSEVVDALKNLRQKLSENELK encoded by the exons ATGAAACTGAAAACACCTCCATCATCTTGTTCCCTAACAGCACTGTTTTCCAATCACACTCATAATCCACGGAATACCATCACAGTCGCCAAAAGCAAGAGGCACTCTCAG GGTTCTGATTCTGAACCAACTCCTCCCAGAATTACATCCAATGTCAAGCAAAACCTCCAATTCCTACGCTTATGGAAG GAGTTCCAAAAACGAAACTCCAGCAGTCCCAGACCATCTACCAGTTATCGCAAAAagaaggtggagaaggaggaacTCCTTCAAGATTCCATCGACCTCTATCGTGATCCCACCACCTCCCTCTATGG CACAAACCAGGGTATAGACAGTGCAGTCCCTGTGTTGCTTGTTGATGGTTATAATGTGTGTGGCTACTGGATGAAGCTCAAGAAGCATTTCATGAAAGGAAGACTTGATATTGCTCGACAAAAGCTTATTGATGAGCTTGTAACCTTTA AGGTCAAAGTGGTTGCCGTATTTGATGCCATGATGTCTGGATTCCCTACTCACAAGGAAAACTTTGCTGG TGTTGATGTCATTTTCTCGGCCGAATCAAGTGCTGATACATGgattgaaaaagag GTTTCAGCTTTGAAAGAGGATGGATGCCCCAAAGTCTGGGTTGTCACTTCTGACCGCTGTCAACAAGAAGCAGCACATGGAGCA GGAGCCTTTGTTTGGAGTTGCAAGGCATTGGTTACTGAG atcaaggcatcaaataAGGAGGTTGAAAGGATGCTTCAAGAGCAAAG ATCCACTTCTTTTCAAGGTAGATTATTGAAGCATAATCTTGATTCAGAAGTTGTGGATGCTCTTAAGAACCTGAGGCAAAAGCTATCTGAAAATGAGTTGAAGTAG
- the LOC107466961 gene encoding glutathione S-transferase 2 isoform X2: MESEAVNLKLYSHWMSSCSFRVRIALNLKGLKYHYVAVTASSKSDPEFLKLNPLALIPVLVDGDFVLAESLAIIMYLDDKYPQYPLLPHDIPKRALNFQVAHIVASSIQPFQNMGFLVPIMFMQPVFLCNSVYQTVKIITSSRKRLALMKNFLGHKVSLERASQHLKSY, encoded by the exons ATG GAGAGTGAAGCTGTGAATCTGAAGCTGTATTCACACTGGATGAGCTCCTGCTCCTTCCGAGTTCGAATCGCTCTCAACCTCAAAG GCTTAAAATACCACTATGTAGCTGTCACCGCCTCCTCCAAATCTGACCCCG AGTTCCTCAAGTTGAACCCTCTTGCTTTAATTCCCGTTCTGGTGGATGGCGATTTTGTTCTCGCTGAATCCTTAGCCATTATTATG TATTTGGACGATAAGTATCCTCAATACCCTTTGCTGCCTCATGACATTCCCAAAAGAGCACTCAATTTTCAG GTTGCACATATTGTTGCCTCATCCATACAGCCTTTTCAAAACATGGGGTTCTTGGTACCTATCATGTTCATGCAACCCGTTTTTTTATGCAACAGTGTGTATCAAACAGTAAAAAT AATAACTTCATCGAGAAAAAGGTTGGCCCTCATGAAAAACTTCCTTGGGCACAAAGTGTCATTAGAAAGGGCTTCACAG cacTTGAAAAGCTACTGA
- the LOC107466971 gene encoding F-box protein At5g07610-like: MSDNKELISSLVETIEGNDYLLIQILIRVPLRDIITFKCVSKWWLSLISDPFFSRCHATVKQSIFGLFLDLALDIGLYQEVKFFYADKKTYRSSFSSFFSKNPNLRSSLTTQSCNGLMLLESEDPVFIYNPTTEDKKTLPFCFQSLDPLNLHYSLAFDPMRFLSYKAICIFYGINSKNECFQIMIYSSESDVWKRGCSFPPTFPVDFHRATYFKDSIYWIGSKTTLCFDLKEERMKDDMPSLPPEPCHYRYLLAPA, translated from the coding sequence ATGAGTGACAACAAAGAGTTAATCTCTTCTTTAGTGGAAACAATTGAAGGAAACGATTACTTACTCATTCAAATCCTTATTCGCGTGCCTCTTAGAGATATCATAACCTTCAAATGTGTCTCTAAGTGGTGGCTATCTCTCATCTCCGATCCTTTCTTCAGCCGCTGCCACGCCACCGTAAAACAAAGCATTTTCGGTTTGTTCTTAGATCTCGCCCTTGACATTGGATTGTATCAGGAAGTGAAATTCTTCTACGCAGACAAGAAAACCTACCGCTCATCCTTTTCATCATTCTTCtccaaaaaccccaatttacgTTCTTCGCTGACAACACAATCTTGCAACGGCTTGATGCTGCTCGAATCGGAAGACCCCGTATTTATCTATAACCCTACCACCGAAGACAAGAAAACATTGCCCTTTTGCTTTCAATCGTTAGATCCATTAAATTTGCATTACTCTCTAGCTTTTGATCCCATGCGTTTTCTCAGTTATAAGGCTATCTGCATTTTTTATGGCATAAATTCAAAGAATGAATGCTTCCAAATCATGATTTACTCTTCGGAATCCGATGTGTGGAAGCGCGGGTGTTCCTTCCCGCCTACCTTCCCCGTTGATTTTCATAGGGCGACCTATTTCAAGGACTCAATTTATTGGATCGGAAGCAAAACGACACTGTGTTTTGATCTGAAGGAAGAGCGCATGAAGGATGACATGCCCTCGTTGCCGCCAGAACCTTGTCATTATAGATACCTTCTTGCGCCTGCATGA
- the LOC107465733 gene encoding uncharacterized protein LOC107465733: MSNSPSPTPCSRSWSISEESLRRYVKFASESCIQELLAASDTNNNNKGNNNINIINSNYDNDGGWKLLTLDNGVEISKRRSGSLHTFRSRWVLPSVSPQQFITVANAIDAAKQWDSDLVEARYIKDLEENLSIIRLRFGENSKPLFRNREFIVYERRETMQDGTLVVAVASLPKEIAAGLHPKQSNAIRALLLQSGWVVDKLEDNSCVVTYVVQLDPAGWLPKCFVNRFNTKLVMIIENLRKLAQQACPPIEPQK; this comes from the exons ATGAGCAACAGTCCAAGTCCCACACCGTGCAGTCGATCCTG GTCAATAAGCGAGGAGTCACTTAGAAGGTATGTGAAGTTCGCGAGTGAGAGCTGCATTCAGGAGCTTCTGGCTGCTTCAGACacaaacaataataacaaaggGAACAACAATATTAACATTATTAATAGTAATTACGATAATGATGGTGGTTGGAAGCTCCTGACTCTCGACAACGGTGTAGAGATTTCCAAACGGAGGTCAGGCTCGCTCCACACTTTCCGCAGCCGCTGGGTTCTTCCCTCTGTCTCTCCCCAACAATTCATCACTGTCGCCAACGCCATTGACGCTGCAAAG CAATGGGACTCGGATCTGGTGGAAGCTCGGTACATAAAAGATCTGGAAGAGAATCTGAGCATAATTCGGCTAAGGTTTGGAGAAAACTCGAAGCCTCTGTTCAGGAATAGAGAATTCATAGTGTACGAGCGGCGTGAGACCATGCAAGATGGGACCTTGGTGGTGGCGGTTGCTTCACTGCCAAAAGAAATTGCTGCTGGCTTACATCCCAAGCAAAGTAATGCCATCAGAGCCCTCTTGCTACAATCTGGATGGGTCGTTGACAAGCTTGAAGATAATTCATGTGTCGTTACTTATGTTGTTCAG CTGGATCCTGCTGGATGGTTGCCCAAGTGCTTTGTCAACCGGTTTAACACAAAACTGGTCATGATTATTGAGAACCTTAGAAAATTGGCCCAGCAAGCTTGTCCTCCAATTGAACCTCAAAAATAA
- the LOC107465698 gene encoding leucine-rich repeat receptor protein kinase HPCA1 — MRERILVLLLLVFNYVAKGETADEDLVTLKSLMDTLKKTPPNWEGSDPCDVWDGIKCENSRVTSITLSSMGLEGELSGDIGSLSELETLDLSYNKDLTGPLPRAIGELRKLSTLILVGCSFNGPIPDEIGFLQELRFISLNSNSFTGRIPHSIGNLSNLYWLDLADNELQGPIPISSGSVPGLDKLHHAKHFHLGKNNLSGNIPPQLFSSEMALIHLLLESNNLIGKIPSTLGLAKNLEVLRLDGNSLSGPVPSNINNLTNVQELYLSNNKLSGTLPSLSDMSALNYLDLSNNTFEPLDFPSWILTLTSLTTLNMENTQLQGEIPDSLFSLVSLQTVVLKDNKINGTLNVGSTYSKHLQLVDLENNAIDNFEQKHDHLSVKIMLKGNPVCYETVEGIATPYCSDNQANQLSYRTPWNNCQPSTCSLGQVASPNCECAYPYTGTLTFRAPSFSDLGNKSYFQQLEKGLMQSFESHHLPVDSVLLSHPTEDPDHYLELSLQVFPAGQDRFNRTGVYTIGFLLSNQTFKPPKVFGPFYFDADKYEHFGNSGTMESSKSVNIGIIAGAAVGGCVLVVLLVVAGVYAFCQKKRAERAIGQSNPFRRWDTAESKGDMPQLKEARRFSFDELKRYTRNFSQANDIGSGGYGKVYKGTLPNGQLLAIKRAQRESKQGRLEFKAEIELLSRVHHKNLVTLIGFCFEHDEQMLVYEFVPNGTLKDTLTGKSGIRLDWVRRLKVALGAAQGLTYLHELADPPIIHRDIKSNNVLLDECLNAKVGDFGLSKSIVDPEKDHVTTQVKGTMGYLDPEYYMSQQLTEKSDVYSFGVLMLEIISARRPIERGKYIVKEVRNAMDKTKVLCGLHEIIDPSIGLGASSSIGLVGLDKFVDLAMKCVSDSGVERPKMSEVVRELENILHHSLAAGGSNDESGSMISSSYEEVSRGSSSCHPYSSESFDLKAALSYPKVEPK, encoded by the exons ATGAGAGAAAGAATACTAGTTCTTCTGCTGCTTGTTTTTAATTATGTTGCAAAAGGAGAAACTGCTGATGAGGATT TGGTCACTCTAAAGTCTCTTATGGATAccttgaagaaaacccctcctaATTGGGAGGGTTCGGATCCTTGTGATGTTTGGGATGGAATTAAGTGTGAGAATTCACGTGTTACATCCAT AACATTGTCAAGCATGGGTTTGGAAGGTGAACTTTCTGGAGATATCGGATCACTATCCGAATTGGAGACTTT GGATCTTTCTTACAACAAGGACTTGACTGGGCCACTTCCAAGAGCCATTGGAGAGTTGAGGAAACTGTCAACCTT AATTCTTGTTGGCTGTAGTTTCAATGGTCCTATTCCGGATGAAATTGGATTTCTGCAGGAGCTTCGCTTTAT ATCCTTAAATTCCAATAGCTTCACTGGGAGGATTCCACATTCTATTGGTAATCTATCCAACCTATATTGGTTAGATTTAGCTGACAATGAGCTTCAAGGACCTATACCAATTTCTAGTGGCAGTGTACCTGGTCTTGATAAGTTGCACCATGCCAAACATTT TCATCTTGGGAAGAATAATCTCTCAGGCAATATTCCTCCTCAACTTTTTAGCTCGGAAATGGCTCTGATTCATCT GCTTTTGGAAAGCAATAATCTCATAGGCAAGATTCCATCTACACTTGGATTGGCTAAGAACCTGGAGGTCTT GCGCTTGGATGGTAATTCTTTAAGTGGACCTGTGCCTTCAAACATCAACAATCTTACCAATGTTCAAGAGCT GTACTTGTCGAACAATAAACTTTCAGGCACCCTGCCCAGCCTTAGTGATATGAGTGCCCTCAACTACCT GGATTTGAGCAACAACACTTTTGAGCCACTGGATTTCCCGTCGTGGATTTTGACTCTTACTTCTTTAACAACATT AAATATGGAGAACACACAACTTCAAGGAGAGATTCCTGATTCTTTGTTTAGTTTAGTCAGTTTGCAGACTGT GGTGTTAAAAGACAACAAAATAAATGGAACCTTGAATGTTGGCTCCACCTACAGCAAGCATCTGCAACTTGTTGATcttgaaaataatgcaattgACAATTTTGAGCAAAAACATGACCATTTAAGTGTCAAGATAAT GCTTAAGGGGAACCCAGTTTGCTATGAAACTGTAGAGGGGATAGCTACTCCCTACTGCTCCGATAATcaggctaatcaactgtcataTAGAACTCCATGGAATAACTGTCAGCCTAGTACCTGCAGTTTGGGACAGGTTGCTAGCCCCAACTGTGAATGTGCTTATCCATATACAGGAACTTTAACTTTCAGAGCACCTTCCTTTTCAGACCTTGGAAACAAGTCTTACTTCCAACAGCTTGAGAAGGGTCTAATGCAATCTTTTGAGTCTCATCATCTACCTGTTGATTCTGTTTTGTTGAGTCATCCAACTGAGGATCCAGATCACTATCTTGAATTGAGTTTACAAGTCTTCCCAGCAGGGCAGGATCGTTTCAATCGAACAGGGGTTTATACCATTGGTTTTCTGCTAAGTAACCAGACTTTTAAGCCTCCTAAAGTTTTTGGACCATTTTACTTTGATGCAGATAAATATGAACACTTTGGGAACTCAG GTACTATGGAGTCAAGCAAATCAGTTAACATTGGAATCATAGCTGGAGCAGCAGTTGGTGGTTGTGTGCTGGTAGTGTTATTAGTGGTAGCAGGTGTTTATGCTTTCTGCCAAAAGAAAAGAGCCGAAAGGGCAATTGGACAAAGCAATCCTTTTA GACGATGGGATACAGCTGAGAGTAAGGGTGACATGCCTCAGTTGAAAGAAGCACGTCGGTTTTCTTTCGATGAGCTTAAAAGATACACCAGAAATTTTTCTCAAGCCAATGATATTGGATCTGGGGGTTATGGGAag GTTTACAAGGGAACCCTCCCCAATGGACAATTGCTAGCAATAAAAAGAGCTCAAAGAGAGTCCAAGCAGGGACGGCTTGAGTTCAAAGCTGAGATTGAGCTCCTATCAAGGGTCCACCACAAGAATCTTGTTACCCTTATAGGATTCTGCTTTGAGCATGACGAACAAATGCTGGTATATGAGTTTGTTCCAAATGGAACATTAAAGGACACTCTCACAGGGAAATCAGGGATTAGATTGGATTGGGTTAGAAGGCTAAAAGTTGCACTTGGAGCTGCACAGGGTTTGACTTATCTTCATGAACTTGCTGATCCTCCCATCATACATAGGGATATCAAATCAAACAATGTTTTGCTGGATGAGTGCCTAAACGCCAAAGTTGGTGATTTTGGTCTCTCCAAGTCTATTGTTGATCCCGAAAAAGATCACGTTACCACTCAAGTTAAGGGAACAATG GGTTACCTGGATCCAGAGTACTATATGAGTCAACAACTGACAGAGAAGAGTGATGTATATAGCTTTGGAGTGCTGATGTTGGAGATTATATCTGCAAGAAGACCAATAGAAAGAGGGAAGTACATTGTGAAAGAGGTTAGAAATGCAATGGACAAGACAAAAGTGCTTTGTGGTCTGCATGAAATTATTGACCCCAGCATTGGTCTAGGGGCCTCTAGCAGCATTGGGCTTGTTGGTCTGGACAAGTTTGTGGATTTGGCTATGAAATGTGTTTCAGATTCAGGTGTTGAGAGGCCAAAGATGAGTGAGGTTGTGAGAGAACTAGAGAATATATTGCATCATTCATTAGCAGCTGGTGGTTCAAATGATGAATCAGGTTCCATGATTTCTTCCAGTTATGAAGAAGTTAGCAGAGGTAGTTCTAGTTGCCATCCTTACAGCAGTGAGTCCTTTGATTTGAAAGCTGCACTTTCATATCCAAAAGTGGAACCCAAGTAA
- the LOC107465713 gene encoding uncharacterized protein LOC107465713 isoform X1 → MKLKTPPSSCSLTALFSNHTHNPRNTITVAKSKRHSQGSDSEPTPPRITSNVKQNLQFLRLWKEFQKRNSSSPRPSTSYRKKKVEKEELLQDSIDLYRDPTTSLYGTNQGIDSAVPVLLVDGYNVCGYWMKLKKHFMKGRLDIARQKLIDELVTFSMLREVKVVAVFDAMMSGFPTHKENFAGVDVIFSAESSADTWIEKEVSALKEDGCPKVWVVTSDRCQQEAAHGAGAFVWSCKALVTEIKASNKEVERMLQEQRSTSFQGRLLKHNLDSEVVDALKNLRQKLSENELK, encoded by the exons ATGAAACTGAAAACACCTCCATCATCTTGTTCCCTAACAGCACTGTTTTCCAATCACACTCATAATCCACGGAATACCATCACAGTCGCCAAAAGCAAGAGGCACTCTCAG GGTTCTGATTCTGAACCAACTCCTCCCAGAATTACATCCAATGTCAAGCAAAACCTCCAATTCCTACGCTTATGGAAG GAGTTCCAAAAACGAAACTCCAGCAGTCCCAGACCATCTACCAGTTATCGCAAAAagaaggtggagaaggaggaacTCCTTCAAGATTCCATCGACCTCTATCGTGATCCCACCACCTCCCTCTATGG CACAAACCAGGGTATAGACAGTGCAGTCCCTGTGTTGCTTGTTGATGGTTATAATGTGTGTGGCTACTGGATGAAGCTCAAGAAGCATTTCATGAAAGGAAGACTTGATATTGCTCGACAAAAGCTTATTGATGAGCTTGTAACCTTTAGTATGCTACGAG AGGTCAAAGTGGTTGCCGTATTTGATGCCATGATGTCTGGATTCCCTACTCACAAGGAAAACTTTGCTGG TGTTGATGTCATTTTCTCGGCCGAATCAAGTGCTGATACATGgattgaaaaagag GTTTCAGCTTTGAAAGAGGATGGATGCCCCAAAGTCTGGGTTGTCACTTCTGACCGCTGTCAACAAGAAGCAGCACATGGAGCA GGAGCCTTTGTTTGGAGTTGCAAGGCATTGGTTACTGAG atcaaggcatcaaataAGGAGGTTGAAAGGATGCTTCAAGAGCAAAG ATCCACTTCTTTTCAAGGTAGATTATTGAAGCATAATCTTGATTCAGAAGTTGTGGATGCTCTTAAGAACCTGAGGCAAAAGCTATCTGAAAATGAGTTGAAGTAG